A genomic segment from Alistipes senegalensis JC50 encodes:
- a CDS encoding YceD family protein translates to MEESQRYAIPYKGLKNGCHEFRFEVDGSLFEEYQSTEIKDGRCEVTVAADRSESQVTLDVAIAGYVVVECDRCLEDCRVPIDFEGRLVVKFSEEVHEYDGEVMWMLPGEDQVDLKQYIYESIVLSLPYQRVHPEGMCNPDMLERFRIVSDQEFASIEARAGGGAHNEGEWAKLAALRERMEAGEETPEKGEAGEKPRGTK, encoded by the coding sequence ATGGAGGAATCTCAACGATATGCGATCCCTTATAAAGGGTTGAAGAACGGCTGCCACGAATTTCGTTTCGAGGTGGACGGATCGCTGTTCGAGGAGTACCAGAGCACGGAAATCAAGGACGGCCGCTGCGAAGTGACGGTCGCCGCCGACCGCTCGGAAAGCCAGGTGACGCTCGACGTGGCGATCGCGGGCTACGTTGTTGTGGAGTGCGACCGCTGTCTGGAAGATTGCCGCGTGCCCATCGATTTCGAGGGGCGGCTCGTGGTGAAATTCTCCGAAGAGGTGCATGAATACGACGGCGAGGTGATGTGGATGTTGCCGGGCGAGGATCAGGTCGATCTCAAACAATACATCTACGAGAGTATCGTGCTGTCGCTGCCCTACCAGCGGGTGCATCCCGAGGGGATGTGCAACCCCGACATGCTCGAACGTTTCCGCATTGTCTCGGACCAGGAGTTCGCGTCGATCGAGGCCCGGGCCGGAGGCGGGGCGCACAACGAGGGCGAATGGGCCAAACTGGCGGCTCTGCGCGAGCGGATGGAGGCCGGGGAGGAGACGCCGGAAAAGGGAGAAGCGGGGGAAAAGCCCCGCGGCACGAAATAA
- the rpmF gene encoding 50S ribosomal protein L32: MAHPKHKVSSTRRDKRRTNYKAVVPTVVTCSNCGAAVLYHRVCPECGFYRGKLAIEKKAAE, encoded by the coding sequence ATGGCACATCCTAAACACAAAGTTTCGTCAACGCGACGCGATAAGCGCAGAACCAACTACAAGGCTGTCGTTCCGACGGTGGTCACCTGCTCGAACTGCGGTGCAGCCGTGCTGTACCACCGCGTATGCCCCGAATGCGGCTTCTATCGCGGAAAGCTGGCTATCGAGAAGAAGGCTGCCGAATAG
- the plsX gene encoding phosphate acyltransferase PlsX, whose protein sequence is MIKIGVDAMGGDYAPEATVKGAILALGKVGSDSRIVLFGDEQKINSVLASEGCPADRFDIVATTEVIEMGDHPAKAFQSKTDSSITVGFGYLAKGAIDGFASAGSTGAMMVGSMYAVKPIEGVIRPTISSVVPTVAGRPALLLDVGLNVDCKPEVLEQYGLIGSIYAEAVLGIEKPRVAVLNIGEEETKGNVQTKAAYELLKADGRINFVGNVEASYIFSGKVADVIVCDGFVGNTVLKMAEGLYRINKALGGSNAFWDAMNYENVGGTPVLGVNAPVVIGHGCSSPEAIKSMILSTEQVIRAGLTKKLQRAFQN, encoded by the coding sequence ATGATAAAGATTGGTGTAGACGCCATGGGCGGCGATTACGCTCCCGAAGCGACTGTGAAGGGCGCTATCCTGGCGCTCGGAAAGGTCGGATCGGACAGCCGTATCGTGCTGTTCGGCGACGAGCAGAAAATTAACTCCGTGCTCGCTTCGGAAGGGTGCCCGGCCGACAGGTTCGACATCGTCGCCACTACCGAGGTGATCGAGATGGGCGACCATCCGGCCAAGGCGTTCCAGTCCAAGACCGATTCGAGCATTACGGTGGGCTTCGGCTATCTGGCCAAGGGCGCCATCGACGGATTTGCGAGCGCCGGCTCCACCGGGGCCATGATGGTCGGCTCGATGTACGCCGTCAAACCCATCGAAGGGGTCATCCGGCCCACGATCTCGTCCGTCGTTCCCACGGTGGCAGGGCGTCCCGCGCTGCTGCTGGACGTGGGTCTGAACGTGGACTGCAAACCCGAGGTGCTGGAACAGTACGGACTGATCGGGTCGATATACGCCGAAGCGGTGCTGGGCATCGAAAAACCGCGTGTCGCGGTGCTCAACATCGGCGAGGAGGAGACCAAGGGCAACGTCCAGACCAAAGCCGCTTACGAATTGCTGAAGGCCGACGGCCGCATCAATTTCGTGGGCAACGTCGAGGCGTCTTACATCTTCTCGGGAAAGGTCGCCGACGTGATCGTCTGCGACGGATTCGTCGGCAACACGGTGCTGAAAATGGCCGAGGGTCTCTACCGCATCAACAAGGCGCTGGGGGGCAGCAATGCCTTCTGGGACGCCATGAACTACGAAAACGTGGGCGGCACCCCCGTTCTGGGTGTCAATGCACCTGTCGTCATCGGCCACGGATGCTCTTCGCCCGAGGCCATCAAAAGCATGATCCTTTCGACCGAGCAGGTCATCCGGGCCGGCCTCACGAAGAAATTGCAGCGTGCATTTCAAAATTAA
- a CDS encoding beta-ketoacyl-ACP synthase III produces the protein MGKITAAITGVGQYLPEYILTNDELSQMVDTNDEWIMSHTGIKTRHILKGEGVGSSYMGARAVINLLDKTGVDPMSVDVVICATVTPDMFFPSTGNLIADQAGCKNAFAFDVSAACSGFLFALTTGAKFIEAGTSKRVIVVGADKMSSIVDYTDRSTCPLFGDAAAAVLLEPDTEGYGVIDSILRSDGSGEMQLYMKAGGSRYPASIETVQNNWHTIMWDGHAVFKAAVSKMSDVSVEMMERHNLTGDDVRYLVPHQANLRIIDATARRMGITQDKCMINIDRNGNTTAATIPTCLCDYEKQLRKGDNLILSAFGGGYTWGAIYVKWAYDGEKA, from the coding sequence ATGGGTAAGATTACAGCAGCGATAACGGGAGTGGGACAGTATCTTCCGGAGTATATCCTCACCAATGACGAGTTGAGCCAGATGGTCGATACCAACGACGAGTGGATCATGTCGCACACCGGTATCAAGACGCGCCACATCCTCAAAGGCGAAGGCGTCGGCAGTTCCTACATGGGAGCGCGCGCCGTCATCAACCTGCTCGACAAGACGGGCGTAGACCCGATGTCGGTCGATGTGGTGATCTGCGCCACCGTGACCCCCGATATGTTCTTCCCTTCGACGGGCAATCTGATCGCCGATCAGGCCGGCTGCAAGAATGCCTTCGCATTCGACGTGTCGGCCGCGTGCAGCGGATTCCTGTTCGCGCTGACGACGGGCGCCAAGTTCATCGAGGCCGGCACGAGCAAGCGGGTCATCGTCGTAGGCGCCGACAAGATGTCGTCGATCGTCGATTACACCGACCGTTCGACCTGCCCGCTCTTCGGCGACGCGGCGGCAGCCGTGCTGCTGGAGCCCGACACCGAGGGTTACGGCGTGATCGACTCGATCCTGCGTTCCGACGGTTCGGGCGAGATGCAGCTCTACATGAAGGCGGGCGGTTCGCGCTATCCGGCTTCGATCGAGACGGTGCAGAACAACTGGCATACCATCATGTGGGACGGACACGCCGTGTTCAAGGCCGCCGTGTCGAAGATGTCCGATGTTTCGGTGGAGATGATGGAGCGGCACAACCTCACGGGCGATGATGTCCGTTATCTGGTGCCCCATCAGGCCAACCTGCGCATCATCGACGCCACGGCGCGCCGCATGGGCATCACGCAGGACAAGTGCATGATCAACATCGACCGCAACGGCAACACCACGGCAGCTACGATCCCGACGTGTCTCTGCGACTACGAGAAGCAGCTCCGCAAGGGCGACAACCTGATTCTCTCGGCCTTCGGCGGCGGTTATACCTGGGGCGCGATCTACGTCAAGTGGGCCTACGACGGCGAGAAGGCATAG
- a CDS encoding response regulator transcription factor, with translation MKILIVEDEPSLREIMVRTLVREQYVVEQAADYAAALDKIAAYDYDCILLDIMLPGGSGLRLLGELKQRRSRAGVIIISARDSLDDKIEGLELGADDYLPKPFHLAELSARIRSVLRRHQRDGHESLDAGNVRLWPDSRRVEVAGREVELLRKEYDILHYFMSRPNHTVDKTALAEGVWGDHIDQADNFDFVYAQMKNLRRKLHDAGADIEIRAVYGFGYKLIRP, from the coding sequence ATGAAAATACTGATTGTCGAAGACGAACCCTCCCTGCGGGAGATCATGGTCCGGACGCTGGTCCGGGAACAATACGTCGTCGAGCAGGCCGCCGACTATGCCGCGGCCCTCGACAAGATCGCCGCATACGACTACGACTGCATCCTGCTGGACATCATGCTGCCCGGCGGCAGCGGACTGCGGCTGCTCGGGGAGCTGAAACAGCGCCGCAGCCGGGCCGGGGTCATCATCATCTCGGCCCGCGACTCGCTGGACGACAAGATCGAAGGATTGGAACTCGGGGCCGACGACTATCTGCCCAAGCCGTTCCACCTGGCCGAACTCAGCGCCCGCATCCGCAGCGTCCTGCGGCGCCATCAGCGCGACGGGCACGAGAGCCTCGATGCCGGAAACGTGCGTCTGTGGCCCGACAGCCGCCGCGTCGAGGTGGCGGGCCGCGAAGTGGAGCTGCTGCGCAAGGAGTACGACATCCTCCACTACTTCATGTCCCGCCCCAACCACACGGTCGATAAGACCGCTTTGGCCGAGGGGGTGTGGGGCGACCACATCGACCAGGCCGACAATTTCGATTTCGTCTACGCGCAGATGAAGAACCTGCGGCGCAAGCTCCACGACGCGGGCGCCGACATCGAGATACGCGCCGTCTACGGCTTCGGCTATAAACTCATACGGCCATGA